GCACCATCATGTCCAGCCCCTCGATGGAGAAGCGGGTCTTGCCGGGGAAGGTGCGCTGGAGGAACTGTTCGAAGACTTCCACCTGGGTCAGCCGCTCCAGCAGGGCGGTGGGGTTGATGGGGTCCGCGGGCGGGCGAAAGCGGCCGGACTCCGCGGCTTCCCGCAGCCATTCCCGTTCCTCGGCGTTGCGCAGGTGGTCATAGTCGTAGCCAATGTGGCGGCAGTAGACTTCCCGCAACTGTTGGATGGCGTCCCAGGCGGTGGCGGCCCTGCGTGCGATGGGGCCGCCCACCGGGCCAGGCGGCAGGGCGCGCAGATCCTCCTCGGTGAGGTGGTGGTAGGCCAGCTCCAGGCTGGGATCGCCGGGCGGCGGGCTGCCCAGGGGATCTAGCTGGGCGGCCAGGTGGCCATATTCCCGGATGGCATTGGCCAGGTTGACCAGGCCGGCCACCTTGTCCAGGGCCGCTGACGGAACCGGGGGCGGCGCCTCGGCGCTCTCCAGAAGCTCTACCGGCGGGTGGCGCTCGAAATAGGCCCGGGTGGCCGGATCCACCGAACCGGGGTCCTGGCGAAAACGTTCATAGAGATCCAAAACATAGGCCGCGTTGGGGCCGTAAAAGTCAGCAAGTAGGGACATGGCAGATGGATGGGTTCTCCAAAGGTTGGCGTTCCGGGCAACGGCCGGGAATGGCTTCCACCATCCGGCCCCTGTGCCTGGGAATTTTCGCATGGCCGGGGATGTATGTCAAGGCATGAACGCCTCCCGGCCCATGGTATAATGAAACCGTTCACTCAACACCCATGTCGTGAGGAGCTATGATTCGTACTTTTCTGGTGGAGCGGGTCCGCCTGGTCGCCGAGGTGGTTGGCGCCGCCCTGGAAGGTGAGCCGGATATCCAGGTGGTTGGCATCGCGACCGGCGTGGCAGAGGCGCTGGAGCGGCTGGCTGCCACGCCGTGTGACGTGGTGCTGGTGAGCACCTCCCTGCCCGATGGCGGCGCCCTGGCACTGGTGAGCGCCATCCGGGAGCGCCATCCCCAGGTCAAGACCCTGGTCATGGGCCTGACCGACAGCGAGGGCATCATCCTGCGCTACATCGAGGCTGGCGCTGCCGGCTATATCCTGCGGGAAGAAGGGGTGGACGTCTTGTTGAGCAACCTGCGGGCCGCGGTAGAGGAGCGGGCCCTGATTTCACCTCGGGTGGCAGCCCGGCTCATGGCGCGCATCGCCGAGCTTTCCGACAAACTGGCCGAGATGGGGATGGACCCGGGCGACTATGAGCAGCTCACCCCCCGGGAACGGGAGATCCTAGGGCTGATCGGCGAGGGGCTTAACAACCAGGCCATCGCCGAACGACTCCACATCGAGGTGGGCACGGTCAAGAACCATGTCCACAACATCCTGCGCAAACTCAACGTGGCCAGCCGCAAGGATGCTGCCCTCTACCTGAGCCTGGTGGAAGGCCAGGAGCCGCCGGCCGAGCCCGACCCGGGGGCGTGATGCCCTCAGGCGGAACCCGTAAACGCGGCGATCTCCGGTGCCTGTTCCCCCTGGTGGAGGATGGAAAGCAGGGAAGCCAGGCCGGCATCCTTCAGCGGGACATGCCGATGGGGCTGGCCCGGCCGGGCCAGCATGACCTCCATCTGGCCCTGATCGACGGCGATGGCCAGAAGGGACAGATGGGGATGGCGGGCCATCAGCCGCAGGGCTACCGCCGGTATCTCTCCGGCCGGGCCCAGGGAAAGGACCAGCCAGTGGACCGGCACTTGCTCCAACAGCAGTTCGGCCTGCTGGGTGTTATCTACCTCCAGAATCACCTGCCGGTCCGAGGTCCGGGCCAGGGCTCGCTGGAGGAGCTGGCGAAACATACGGGGTTGGTTGGCCAGAAGGATGATGCGTTGCCGTGTTTCGGCGTGGGGTGGAGCAGCGCAGGAGCTGCCCCCGGTTGGTGTAACCGTACATGTGGCCATGGGCATTCAATAATATCAATTCTACCTGTGGACGAAACTTCCCCGGCACCATAGGCCGCAGCCGCCTCGCCGCCTGGTAAATCCCGGCAGAAATTTGCTGATAGTGTCCACCAGAGGTCGTGTGCCCAGAGGGCACCCGGAATTTCTACCGTGGTATTTACGCTAGACTGTCCCAGTCTCCGCCCTCAGGATAGCATACTTCCCCATCCAGGACAGTAGATAAAGGCACAGCCCCCGGATACAAGCCCAGACATATTTTGCTCCTGACGCCCGGCCAGGGCCATCATCGCTGGGCAAAGACCTGCTCGATCACCTCCTCGATGGGCGGATCCTCCACCGTCAGATCCGCGATGGGCAGGTCCGCCAGGAGGCGACCCGTCACCTGGGGCGTCTCCTGCTTGGGGACCCGCAGCTTCACCGCGGGGCCGTTCTGCTCCACC
This DNA window, taken from Litorilinea aerophila, encodes the following:
- a CDS encoding LuxR C-terminal-related transcriptional regulator, with the protein product MIRTFLVERVRLVAEVVGAALEGEPDIQVVGIATGVAEALERLAATPCDVVLVSTSLPDGGALALVSAIRERHPQVKTLVMGLTDSEGIILRYIEAGAAGYILREEGVDVLLSNLRAAVEERALISPRVAARLMARIAELSDKLAEMGMDPGDYEQLTPREREILGLIGEGLNNQAIAERLHIEVGTVKNHVHNILRKLNVASRKDAALYLSLVEGQEPPAEPDPGA